Proteins encoded in a region of the Corynebacterium genitalium ATCC 33030 genome:
- the epsC gene encoding serine O-acetyltransferase EpsC, with the protein MFKVISAIREDLENARQHDPAARGDVENAIVYSGLHAIWSHRISHKLWMNGHKGPARVLAQFTRFLTGVEIHPGATIGRRFFIDHGMGIVIGETAEIGDGVMLYHGVTLGGQVLTQTKRHPTIGDNVTIGAGAKVLGPITIGEGSAVGANAVVTKDVPANCIAIGIPAKFRPRMQDERKHLVDPDAYVANDSNYVI; encoded by the coding sequence ATGTTCAAGGTGATCAGCGCAATCCGTGAGGACCTGGAAAACGCCCGGCAGCATGACCCCGCCGCCCGGGGTGACGTGGAGAACGCCATTGTCTACTCCGGCCTTCACGCCATCTGGTCGCACCGAATCAGCCACAAACTGTGGATGAACGGTCACAAGGGTCCCGCGCGTGTGCTGGCGCAGTTCACCCGCTTCCTCACTGGTGTAGAGATCCACCCCGGCGCCACGATCGGCCGCCGCTTCTTCATCGATCACGGAATGGGCATCGTCATTGGCGAAACCGCAGAAATCGGCGACGGGGTCATGCTCTACCACGGGGTCACCTTGGGTGGGCAGGTGCTCACGCAGACCAAGCGCCACCCCACCATCGGCGACAACGTCACCATCGGTGCGGGCGCGAAGGTACTGGGCCCGATCACGATTGGCGAGGGCTCCGCTGTCGGCGCCAACGCTGTGGTGACAAAAGACGTCCCAGCCAACTGCATCGCCATCGGCATCCCCGCCAAATTCCGCCCGCGCATGCAAGACGAGCGTAAGCACTTGGTGGACCCGGACGCCT
- the cysK gene encoding cysteine synthase A — MANIYNNILDTIGGTPLVQLNGITKDTDAANARVLGKLEFYNPANSVKDRIGRAIIDAAEASGELKPGGTIVEATSGNTGIALALVGAARGYKVILTMPETMSVERRVVLRAYGAQIELTPGSAGMKGAVEKADEIVAQTENAILARQFENEANPKVHYETTGPELWNDTDGEIDILVAGVGTGGTISGAGKYLKEKNPDIKLVAVEPSASPLLSEGTAGPHKIQGMGANFVPGTLDREIIDEVIAISNEDAVSTSRELAAKDGILGGISTGANIKAALEVASRPENAGKTIATIVCDFGERYISTILYEDIRD; from the coding sequence ATGGCGAACATTTACAACAACATCCTGGACACCATCGGCGGCACCCCGCTGGTCCAGCTCAACGGCATTACCAAGGACACCGACGCCGCTAACGCACGTGTTCTGGGCAAGCTGGAGTTCTACAACCCGGCCAACTCCGTCAAGGACCGCATCGGCCGCGCAATCATCGACGCTGCTGAGGCTTCCGGCGAACTCAAGCCGGGCGGCACCATCGTCGAGGCAACCTCCGGCAACACCGGTATCGCCCTCGCGCTTGTCGGTGCAGCTCGCGGCTACAAGGTCATCCTGACCATGCCGGAAACCATGTCCGTCGAGCGTCGCGTTGTCCTGCGCGCATACGGTGCGCAGATCGAGCTCACCCCGGGCTCCGCAGGCATGAAGGGTGCTGTCGAAAAGGCAGACGAGATTGTCGCGCAGACCGAAAACGCCATCCTTGCCCGCCAGTTCGAGAACGAAGCCAACCCGAAGGTCCACTACGAGACGACCGGACCGGAGCTGTGGAACGACACCGACGGTGAGATCGACATTCTCGTCGCAGGCGTGGGCACCGGCGGCACCATCTCCGGTGCCGGCAAGTACCTCAAGGAGAAGAACCCGGACATCAAGCTCGTCGCTGTCGAGCCGTCCGCGTCCCCGCTCCTGTCTGAGGGCACCGCTGGCCCGCACAAGATCCAGGGCATGGGCGCGAACTTCGTCCCGGGCACCCTCGACCGCGAGATCATCGACGAAGTGATCGCCATCTCCAACGAGGACGCCGTGTCCACCTCCCGCGAGCTCGCAGCCAAGGACGGTATCCTGGGCGGCATCTCCACCGGCGCCAACATCAAGGCTGCGCTTGAGGTCGCGTCCCGCCCGGAGAACGCCGGCAAGACCATCGCCACCATCGTCTGCGACTTCGGCGAGCGCTACATCTCCACCATTCTGTACGAGGACATCCGCGACTAA